In one window of Gammaproteobacteria bacterium DNA:
- a CDS encoding HNH endonuclease, giving the protein MRKYRYPTWFLKLLKSIKAKRPKTVIEHILKYGQITTEELKDIYGYNH; this is encoded by the coding sequence ATGAGGAAATATCGCTATCCAACATGGTTTTTGAAACTATTGAAAAGCATCAAGGCAAAACGGCCGAAGACGGTAATTGAACATATTCTTAAGTATGGCCAGATAACTACAGAGGAACTTAAAGACATATACGGCTATAATCATC
- a CDS encoding Dam family site-specific DNA-(adenine-N6)-methyltransferase, whose translation MHIPHPFPYQGSKRSIAKHILLHFPGKVDCLIEPFCGAGAVSIAAAAHGLAKRVLLNDLNKPLMDLWREILDRPSRLASKYERMWHVQHPDRKNYFLRIRDQFNSTHQPHHLLYLLARIVKGSVRYSSDGSFNQSADNRRSGMRPSAMKKNIMGVSYLLAKKTAVSAIDFREAVKRAKKDDLVYMDPPYQGTSFTRDHRYCNGLAYNDFADALSVMNKSDISYIISYDGITGEKTHGKILPGNLALKHLYICAGRSSQATLLGSNDETIESLYLSPALVERLEQDAPKVINKANYKQQKLVFS comes from the coding sequence ATGCACATTCCTCACCCGTTCCCTTATCAGGGCAGTAAGCGCAGCATTGCAAAGCATATTCTTCTGCATTTCCCCGGCAAAGTGGATTGTCTTATTGAGCCGTTCTGCGGCGCCGGTGCGGTTTCTATTGCCGCCGCCGCCCACGGGTTGGCGAAACGGGTTTTGCTCAATGATTTGAACAAACCGCTAATGGATTTGTGGCGGGAAATACTTGATAGGCCAAGTCGGTTAGCCAGTAAATATGAGAGGATGTGGCATGTACAACACCCGGACAGGAAAAATTACTTCTTGCGTATTCGGGACCAATTCAATTCTACCCATCAGCCGCACCATCTGCTTTATTTGCTTGCCCGAATCGTTAAAGGATCGGTAAGGTACAGCTCCGATGGGTCGTTTAACCAGAGCGCGGATAATCGGCGTTCGGGAATGCGTCCGAGCGCGATGAAGAAGAATATTATGGGTGTTTCCTATTTGCTGGCGAAAAAAACCGCTGTTTCCGCTATTGACTTTCGTGAAGCGGTAAAGAGGGCGAAAAAGGATGATTTGGTTTACATGGATCCACCGTACCAGGGAACGTCCTTCACGAGGGACCATAGATACTGTAATGGGCTTGCATACAATGATTTTGCAGATGCGCTGTCCGTAATGAATAAAAGCGATATTTCCTACATTATCAGTTATGACGGCATTACTGGAGAAAAAACGCATGGTAAAATTTTGCCCGGGAACCTTGCTCTAAAACATCTGTATATATGCGCGGGCAGATCAAGCCAGGCAACGCTTCTGGGAAGCAATGATGAGACGATCGAATCATTGTACCTGTCGCCAGCCTTGGTAGAGAGGTTGGAACAGGATGCGCCCAAAGTTATTAATAAGGCTAATTATAAGCAGCAAAAGCTTGTTTTTTCATGA